Proteins found in one Oreochromis niloticus isolate F11D_XX linkage group LG22, O_niloticus_UMD_NMBU, whole genome shotgun sequence genomic segment:
- the eomesa gene encoding eomesodermin homolog a isoform X2, translating into MQLENILPSANINLPKTFYNLSSSDSANNSPRPSSQLEYQDVDRTESESSNAPKKYLSGVGNGMLGEGEGDTFTKAGPDGRKGSPVLGEDDLTNGRRYNIDELGSDRYFISSSQASSDMASPCSLFPYAGQTGSVYTGSSSSRYPASLHYGSVLPPTGFSSSSVCTGRSQFSSGGYQFSQGPGCLYPSYPGTGTGIGSMSLPGSAAGARAQVYLCNRPLWLKFHRHQTEMIITKQGRRMFPFLSFNITGLNLTAHYNVFVEIVLADPNHWRFQGGKWVTCGKADNNMQGNKVYVHPESPNTGAHWMRQEISFSKLKLTNNKGANNNNTQMIVLQSLHKYQPRLHIVEVTEDGVEDMSNEARTQTFTFPENQFIAVTAYQNTDITQLKIDHNPFAKGFRDNYDSMYTAPESDRLTPSPTDSPRSTQIVPGARYAMQPFFQDQFVNNLPQNRFYPGERAVPQTNSLLSPQSEDASAAASAQRWFVPPVQQPGSNKLDLSYENDYSTSSLLSYGIKPLSLQTSHALSYYPDSAFASMAAGWGTRSSYQRKMTTGLPWSPRPSPPAFPEDQLGATKEKLPEENAPPTSTWIETSHSLKSVDSADSGVYSMVCKRRRMSPGGSSTENSPTIKCEDLTTEEYNKDNPKGAKA; encoded by the exons ATGCAGTTAGAGAACATCCTTCCCAGCGCTAATATCAACTTACCCAAGACCTTTTACAATCTGTCCTCGTCGGACAGCGCTAACAACAGCCCCAGGCCATCGTCGCAGCTTGAATATCAAGACGTAGACCGGACGGAATCAGAGTCCAGCAACGCTCCTAAGAAGTATCTGAGCGGGGTGGGAAACGGGATGCTTGGCGAGGGAGAGGGGGACACTTTCACTAAAGCCGGGCCCGATGGGAGGAAAGGCTCCCCGGTGCTGGGTGAGGACGATTTGACGAACGGTCGCCGGTACAACATAGATGAACTTGGCTCTGACAGATACTTCATCTCGTCGTCCCAGGCGAGTTCAGACATGGCAAGCCCCTGTTCACTCTTTCCTTACGCAGGACAGACCGGGTCAGTGTACACCGGGTCAAGCAGCTCCAGGTACCCGGCTTCACTACATTACGGATCCGTCCTGCCGCCGACAggcttctcctcttcctccgtGTGTACGGGTCGGAGCCAGTTTAGCAGCGGAGGGTATCAGTTCAGTCAGGGTCCGGGCTGTTTGTATCCCTCCTATCCCGGGACAGGGACGGGTATTGGCTCCATGTCTCTGCCGGGGTCTGCCGCCGGAGCCAGAGCGCAGGTCTATCTGTGCAACCGACCTCTGTGGTTGAAATTCCACCGGCACCAGACCGAGATGATCATCACCAAGCAGGGCAG ACGGATGTTTCCATTCCTCAGTTTCAACATCACTGGACTCAACCTCACAGCGCATTACAATGTCTTTGTGGAAATTGTTTTGGCTGACCCGAATCACTGGCGCTTTCAGGGCGGAAAGTGGGTCACTTGTGGAAAAGCAGACAATAATATGCAAG gtAACAAGGTGTATGTTCATCCTGAATCCCCAAATACCGGTGCTCACTGGATGAGGCAAGAAATCTCTTTTAGCAAGTTGAAGCTGACCAACAATAAAGgagccaacaacaacaacacacag ATGATAGTCTTGCAGTCACTTCATAAATATCAGCCGCGGTTGCACATTGTGGAGGTGACAGAAGATGGAGTGGAGGACATGAGCAATGAGGCCAGAACTCAGACCTTCACCTTCCCAGAAAACCAGTTTATAGCTGTCACAGCTTATCAGAACACAGAT attacaCAGCTAAAGATAGATCACAACCCATTTGCAAAAGGCTTCCGGGACAACTATGACTC GATGTACACAGCTCCAGAGAGTGACAGGCTGACTCCATCTCCTACAGACTCGCCGCGCTCTACCCAGATTGTGCCCGGAGCCCGCTATGCCATGCAGCCTTTCTTTCAGGACCAGTTTGTCAACAACCTGCCTCAGAACCGATTCTACCCTGGCGAACGCGCCGTTCCCCAAACCAACAGCCTTCTCTCCCCGCAGAGTGAGGATGCCAGTGCAGCTGCCTCTGCCCAGCGCTGGTTTGTCCCCCCAGTTCAGCAGCCGGGCTCCAACAAGTTGGATCTGTCATACGAGAATGACTATTCCACAAGTAGCCTGCTGTCGTACGGCATTAAGCCCCTGTCCCTGCAGACATCCCATGCTCTCAGCTACTACCCAGACTCGGCCTTCGCTTCCATGGCTGCAGGCTGGGGAACCAGAAGCTCTTACCAGCGCAAAATGACCACAGGCCTTCCCTGGTCCCCTCGTCCAAGCCCCCCAGCCTTCCCGGAGGACCAGCTGGGGGCAACTAAGGAAAAGCTGCCTGAGGAGAACGCGCCACCCACCTCAACCTGGATTGAAACGTCCCACTCACTGAAATCAGTGGACTCTGCTGATTCTGGTGTGTACTCCATGGTGTGCAAGAGGCGCAGGATGTCCCCAGGGGGCTCAAGCACAGAGAACTCCCCAACCATCAAGTGTGAGGACTTGACCACGGAGGAGTACAACAAGGACAACCCAAAAG GTGCCAAAGCTTAG
- the eomesa gene encoding eomesodermin homolog a isoform X1: MQLENILPSANINLPKTFYNLSSSDSANNSPRPSSQLEYQDVDRTESESSNAPKKYLSGVGNGMLGEGEGDTFTKAGPDGRKGSPVLGEDDLTNGRRYNIDELGSDRYFISSSQASSDMASPCSLFPYAGQTGSVYTGSSSSRYPASLHYGSVLPPTGFSSSSVCTGRSQFSSGGYQFSQGPGCLYPSYPGTGTGIGSMSLPGSAAGARAQVYLCNRPLWLKFHRHQTEMIITKQGRRMFPFLSFNITGLNLTAHYNVFVEIVLADPNHWRFQGGKWVTCGKADNNMQGNKVYVHPESPNTGAHWMRQEISFSKLKLTNNKGANNNNTQMIVLQSLHKYQPRLHIVEVTEDGVEDMSNEARTQTFTFPENQFIAVTAYQNTDITQLKIDHNPFAKGFRDNYDSMYTAPESDRLTPSPTDSPRSTQIVPGARYAMQPFFQDQFVNNLPQNRFYPGERAVPQTNSLLSPQSEDASAAASAQRWFVPPVQQPGSNKLDLSYENDYSTSSLLSYGIKPLSLQTSHALSYYPDSAFASMAAGWGTRSSYQRKMTTGLPWSPRPSPPAFPEDQLGATKEKLPEENAPPTSTWIETSHSLKSVDSADSGVYSMVCKRRRMSPGGSSTENSPTIKCEDLTTEEYNKDNPKGMGYYAFYTSP, from the exons ATGCAGTTAGAGAACATCCTTCCCAGCGCTAATATCAACTTACCCAAGACCTTTTACAATCTGTCCTCGTCGGACAGCGCTAACAACAGCCCCAGGCCATCGTCGCAGCTTGAATATCAAGACGTAGACCGGACGGAATCAGAGTCCAGCAACGCTCCTAAGAAGTATCTGAGCGGGGTGGGAAACGGGATGCTTGGCGAGGGAGAGGGGGACACTTTCACTAAAGCCGGGCCCGATGGGAGGAAAGGCTCCCCGGTGCTGGGTGAGGACGATTTGACGAACGGTCGCCGGTACAACATAGATGAACTTGGCTCTGACAGATACTTCATCTCGTCGTCCCAGGCGAGTTCAGACATGGCAAGCCCCTGTTCACTCTTTCCTTACGCAGGACAGACCGGGTCAGTGTACACCGGGTCAAGCAGCTCCAGGTACCCGGCTTCACTACATTACGGATCCGTCCTGCCGCCGACAggcttctcctcttcctccgtGTGTACGGGTCGGAGCCAGTTTAGCAGCGGAGGGTATCAGTTCAGTCAGGGTCCGGGCTGTTTGTATCCCTCCTATCCCGGGACAGGGACGGGTATTGGCTCCATGTCTCTGCCGGGGTCTGCCGCCGGAGCCAGAGCGCAGGTCTATCTGTGCAACCGACCTCTGTGGTTGAAATTCCACCGGCACCAGACCGAGATGATCATCACCAAGCAGGGCAG ACGGATGTTTCCATTCCTCAGTTTCAACATCACTGGACTCAACCTCACAGCGCATTACAATGTCTTTGTGGAAATTGTTTTGGCTGACCCGAATCACTGGCGCTTTCAGGGCGGAAAGTGGGTCACTTGTGGAAAAGCAGACAATAATATGCAAG gtAACAAGGTGTATGTTCATCCTGAATCCCCAAATACCGGTGCTCACTGGATGAGGCAAGAAATCTCTTTTAGCAAGTTGAAGCTGACCAACAATAAAGgagccaacaacaacaacacacag ATGATAGTCTTGCAGTCACTTCATAAATATCAGCCGCGGTTGCACATTGTGGAGGTGACAGAAGATGGAGTGGAGGACATGAGCAATGAGGCCAGAACTCAGACCTTCACCTTCCCAGAAAACCAGTTTATAGCTGTCACAGCTTATCAGAACACAGAT attacaCAGCTAAAGATAGATCACAACCCATTTGCAAAAGGCTTCCGGGACAACTATGACTC GATGTACACAGCTCCAGAGAGTGACAGGCTGACTCCATCTCCTACAGACTCGCCGCGCTCTACCCAGATTGTGCCCGGAGCCCGCTATGCCATGCAGCCTTTCTTTCAGGACCAGTTTGTCAACAACCTGCCTCAGAACCGATTCTACCCTGGCGAACGCGCCGTTCCCCAAACCAACAGCCTTCTCTCCCCGCAGAGTGAGGATGCCAGTGCAGCTGCCTCTGCCCAGCGCTGGTTTGTCCCCCCAGTTCAGCAGCCGGGCTCCAACAAGTTGGATCTGTCATACGAGAATGACTATTCCACAAGTAGCCTGCTGTCGTACGGCATTAAGCCCCTGTCCCTGCAGACATCCCATGCTCTCAGCTACTACCCAGACTCGGCCTTCGCTTCCATGGCTGCAGGCTGGGGAACCAGAAGCTCTTACCAGCGCAAAATGACCACAGGCCTTCCCTGGTCCCCTCGTCCAAGCCCCCCAGCCTTCCCGGAGGACCAGCTGGGGGCAACTAAGGAAAAGCTGCCTGAGGAGAACGCGCCACCCACCTCAACCTGGATTGAAACGTCCCACTCACTGAAATCAGTGGACTCTGCTGATTCTGGTGTGTACTCCATGGTGTGCAAGAGGCGCAGGATGTCCCCAGGGGGCTCAAGCACAGAGAACTCCCCAACCATCAAGTGTGAGGACTTGACCACGGAGGAGTACAACAAGGACAACCCAAAAGGCATGGGTTATTATGCATTCTACACAAGCCCCTAA